A window of Thermococcus aggregans contains these coding sequences:
- the purD gene encoding phosphoribosylamine--glycine ligase: MRVLLVGAGGRENAIAEALSEDAELYVVAKHKNPSIKRIAAEYGIAKETDVQKVLDFALKWNVDMAFIGPETPLEKGIVDVLEENGIPTVGPSKEAAMLETNKAFARQIMEKYKIPGRKLFKVFDDVAEMKTWIDEFGKPVVVKPLGLTGGKGVKVVGYQLKDNEEAKEYAKALIEKDGKVLVEERTDGVEFTFQVFTDGKKVIPMPLAQDYPHAYEGDIGPITGGMGSYSCENHLLPFVEKKDYEKAFETLKKTIDAMRKEGIPYKGILYGQFMLARDEPKIIEYNARFGDPEAMNVLPILKTSLLEIAEEIVDGNLKRAEFEQKATVVKYLVPKGYPTNPIKGAKVQISEDKIREEGAKVYYASVDENLTMLGSRALAIVGIADSLEEAEKIASAGIKHVKGEIFYRRDVGTKESIAKRIELMKTIRGGRND, translated from the coding sequence ATGCGAGTTTTACTTGTAGGTGCAGGTGGAAGAGAAAATGCAATTGCTGAGGCCCTGTCAGAGGATGCAGAACTTTACGTTGTTGCAAAACACAAAAACCCAAGCATCAAGAGAATTGCAGCGGAGTACGGGATTGCTAAAGAGACCGACGTTCAAAAAGTCCTCGATTTTGCTCTGAAGTGGAATGTTGATATGGCTTTTATTGGACCGGAGACTCCGTTAGAGAAGGGAATCGTGGATGTCCTTGAAGAAAATGGAATCCCAACAGTCGGCCCTTCAAAAGAAGCTGCCATGCTTGAGACAAATAAGGCGTTTGCAAGACAAATAATGGAGAAATACAAAATTCCGGGAAGGAAATTGTTCAAAGTTTTCGATGACGTTGCTGAAATGAAAACATGGATAGATGAGTTTGGAAAACCCGTTGTTGTTAAACCCCTTGGGCTTACCGGAGGCAAAGGAGTTAAAGTCGTCGGATACCAGCTCAAAGACAATGAAGAGGCAAAGGAATATGCAAAGGCCTTGATAGAGAAGGATGGGAAAGTACTCGTTGAGGAAAGAACTGATGGAGTAGAGTTCACGTTCCAAGTTTTTACCGATGGAAAGAAAGTTATTCCAATGCCTCTGGCTCAGGATTATCCCCATGCGTATGAAGGCGACATCGGACCAATAACCGGTGGAATGGGCTCTTATTCCTGTGAAAACCACCTACTACCATTTGTCGAGAAGAAAGACTACGAAAAAGCCTTTGAGACTCTCAAAAAGACCATCGATGCTATGCGTAAAGAAGGGATTCCGTATAAGGGCATTCTCTACGGCCAGTTCATGCTTGCAAGGGACGAACCTAAGATAATCGAGTACAACGCCCGCTTTGGGGATCCGGAGGCAATGAATGTTCTTCCAATTCTAAAGACTTCCCTTCTTGAAATTGCAGAGGAAATTGTCGATGGCAACTTAAAGAGAGCTGAATTTGAGCAGAAAGCCACAGTTGTGAAGTATCTGGTGCCAAAAGGGTATCCCACTAATCCAATCAAGGGAGCCAAAGTTCAAATCAGCGAGGATAAAATCAGAGAAGAGGGAGCTAAGGTCTACTATGCCTCGGTAGATGAAAACCTCACAATGCTTGGTTCAAGGGCATTGGCCATTGTGGGAATAGCCGATTCTTTAGAAGAGGCTGAAAAAATAGCTTCCGCCGGGATAAAGCACGTCAAGGGTGAGATTTTCTACCGCAGAGATGTTGGAACCAAAGAAAGCATTGCAAAAAGGATTGAACTCATGAAAACAATTAGAGGTGGGCGAAATGATTGA
- a CDS encoding formate--phosphoribosylaminoimidazolecarboxamide ligase family protein, whose amino-acid sequence MIEREQILEVLENYDKENIIIGAIGSHSALDIADGAKEEGFKTLIVSQKGRHRTYAEYFKEKKTKDDLTKGFIDEVIVLEKFAQIIDIQEELRKKNVIFIPNRSFVVYTGIDRVENEFLVPLFGSRNLLRSEERSEEKSYYWLLEKAGLPYPEPVEPEEINDVGLVIVKLPHAKKRLERGFFTAASYKEFREKAEKLMKLGVITEEDLAKARIERYIIGPVFNFDFFYSPIDGEIELLGIDWRFETSLDGHVRLPASQQLTLPKRQFEPEYTVCGHASSTLRESLLEKVFDMAERYVEATKKYYSPGIIGPFTLQTAVDKDLNFYIYDVAPRTGGGTNIHMAMGHPYGNALWRKPMSTGRRIALEIKRAIELDELEKVVT is encoded by the coding sequence ATGATTGAAAGGGAGCAGATTCTGGAAGTTTTGGAGAATTACGACAAAGAAAACATAATTATCGGGGCAATCGGGAGCCATTCTGCCCTTGACATAGCGGATGGTGCTAAAGAAGAGGGTTTTAAGACTCTCATCGTGTCTCAAAAGGGGAGACATAGAACCTATGCGGAGTACTTCAAGGAAAAGAAGACAAAAGACGACCTAACAAAGGGGTTTATTGATGAAGTAATAGTTTTGGAAAAGTTCGCCCAAATCATTGATATTCAAGAGGAACTGAGGAAAAAGAACGTTATCTTTATACCCAACCGCTCCTTCGTGGTCTATACGGGTATTGATAGAGTAGAAAATGAATTTCTGGTGCCTCTCTTTGGGAGCCGCAATTTACTCAGGAGCGAGGAAAGGAGCGAGGAGAAAAGCTACTACTGGCTCCTTGAGAAAGCTGGGTTGCCTTATCCCGAGCCCGTAGAACCTGAGGAGATAAACGATGTTGGCCTTGTAATTGTTAAGCTTCCTCACGCAAAGAAGAGACTCGAAAGAGGATTTTTCACTGCTGCAAGCTATAAGGAGTTTAGAGAAAAAGCTGAGAAGCTTATGAAACTCGGCGTAATCACTGAGGAAGACTTAGCCAAAGCGAGAATTGAGCGCTACATCATCGGACCGGTATTTAACTTTGACTTCTTCTATTCACCCATTGACGGGGAAATAGAACTCCTCGGCATAGACTGGCGTTTTGAGACAAGTTTGGATGGGCATGTTAGATTGCCAGCTTCTCAGCAGCTTACTCTGCCAAAGCGCCAGTTCGAGCCAGAATACACAGTTTGCGGGCATGCAAGCTCAACGCTCCGTGAGAGCCTCTTGGAGAAAGTCTTCGATATGGCCGAGCGCTACGTTGAAGCCACGAAGAAGTACTACTCACCCGGCATAATTGGACCTTTCACACTGCAGACTGCAGTTGACAAAGACCTTAACTTCTACATCTACGACGTCGCTCCGAGGACTGGTGGAGGAACAAACATCCACATGGCAATGGGGCACCCATATGGAAACGCCCTCTGGAGAAAGCCAATGAGCACCGGAAGGAGGATCGCTCTTGAAATTAAGAGGGCTATTGAGCTGGATGAGCTTGAGAAGGTTGTTACGTGA
- the purS gene encoding phosphoribosylformylglycinamidine synthase subunit PurS: protein MKYKAKIIVRLKEGLNDPEGRVIGKALKNLGYKIEDLKVPKYFEVVFESDKPEKEVEEMCKRLLANPVIHTYEYQLEPLGE, encoded by the coding sequence ATGAAATATAAGGCAAAGATTATTGTACGCCTAAAGGAAGGGCTTAACGACCCAGAAGGAAGAGTAATCGGGAAGGCGCTCAAAAACTTAGGCTATAAAATTGAAGATCTAAAGGTTCCAAAATACTTTGAGGTTGTTTTTGAGAGCGATAAGCCAGAGAAAGAAGTGGAAGAGATGTGCAAGCGTTTGTTAGCAAACCCAGTTATCCACACCTACGAGTACCAACTTGAACCCTTGGGTGAGTGA
- the purQ gene encoding phosphoribosylformylglycinamidine synthase I, with protein sequence MPKFAVIVFPGTNCDFETVEAIKKAGGEAERVWYKSSLKDFDGVVLPGGFSYADYLRAGAISARAEIMEEVKALVSEGKPVLGICNGFQILTESGLLPGALRPNKVPRFLCKWVYLRVNDAQTAFTQFYKEGEVIRMPIAHAEGNYYTDSPKVRIVFQYSNEKGNVTEDANPNGSLLNIAGVSNEKGNVLGMMPHPERASDKWLGSEDGLKVFKSMVEYAKR encoded by the coding sequence ATGCCCAAGTTTGCCGTTATAGTATTCCCAGGGACAAACTGCGACTTTGAGACAGTTGAAGCAATCAAAAAAGCCGGTGGAGAAGCAGAGCGAGTGTGGTATAAGTCATCCCTCAAAGACTTTGACGGCGTGGTTTTGCCAGGAGGCTTTAGCTATGCCGATTATTTGAGGGCCGGAGCAATAAGCGCAAGGGCAGAGATAATGGAGGAAGTTAAAGCTCTCGTCAGTGAGGGTAAACCTGTGTTAGGAATCTGCAACGGCTTTCAAATCTTAACCGAAAGCGGCCTTTTGCCCGGAGCATTGAGGCCAAACAAGGTTCCAAGGTTTCTATGCAAGTGGGTTTACCTTAGAGTTAACGATGCCCAAACAGCGTTTACCCAATTTTACAAAGAAGGAGAAGTCATTAGAATGCCAATAGCCCACGCTGAAGGGAATTACTATACCGATTCTCCGAAAGTTAGAATCGTCTTCCAGTACAGCAACGAAAAAGGAAATGTAACGGAAGACGCAAATCCAAATGGTTCTCTCTTGAATATCGCCGGAGTAAGCAATGAAAAGGGAAACGTTCTCGGCATGATGCCCCATCCGGAAAGAGCCAGCGACAAATGGCTCGGGAGCGAGGACGGGCTAAAAGTGTTCAAGTCAATGGTGGAGTATGCCAAGAGGTGA